Proteins encoded in a region of the Isosphaeraceae bacterium EP7 genome:
- a CDS encoding DUF1501 domain-containing protein — MFEGISRRAFGRRGFLSVGTFGMGLTLADLFRHQAHADLKKYEPIKAKADSVIHIFLPGGIAHQETFDPKPFAPVEYRGELGTVPTKIDGEVFSETLVKTAQVADKLTVIRSMTHGEAAHERGTHNMFTGYRPSPALQFPSMGSVVSHEFGPRNNLPPYVCVPSIPNVYAGTGYLSSSFSPFSLGADPADGGFRVQDLDLPAGIDTSRFSTRRNVLEAVNAHFAEKEKGDGLAAMDSFYDRAYSLLSSEKARQAFDINAEPAPLRDEYGRNQAGQRMLMARRLVEAGARFVVLQYGGWDMHTGIAAGMRGSMPAFDQAYAALINDLSRRGLLERTVVMVSSEFGRTPKINKDAGRDHWPKVFSVVMAGGGFKQGYIHGASNATATEPERDPIGPEDLATTVYHQLGIVADKELMAPGGRPIEIVDGGKVRTELLA, encoded by the coding sequence ATGTTTGAAGGTATCTCACGTCGAGCATTCGGCCGGCGCGGCTTCCTGAGCGTCGGCACCTTCGGCATGGGGCTCACCCTCGCCGATCTCTTTCGGCACCAGGCCCACGCGGACCTGAAGAAATACGAGCCGATCAAGGCCAAGGCCGACTCGGTCATCCACATCTTCCTGCCCGGCGGCATCGCCCACCAGGAGACGTTCGATCCCAAGCCGTTCGCGCCGGTTGAATACCGAGGCGAGTTGGGGACCGTGCCGACGAAGATCGACGGCGAGGTCTTCTCCGAGACCCTGGTCAAGACGGCCCAGGTCGCAGACAAGCTCACCGTCATCCGGTCGATGACCCACGGCGAAGCCGCCCACGAGCGCGGCACGCACAACATGTTCACCGGGTACAGGCCTAGCCCGGCGCTGCAATTCCCGAGCATGGGCAGCGTCGTATCGCACGAGTTCGGCCCGCGCAACAACCTGCCGCCCTACGTCTGCGTCCCCAGCATCCCCAACGTCTACGCCGGAACCGGCTACCTCAGCTCCTCGTTCAGCCCGTTCAGCCTGGGGGCCGACCCGGCCGACGGCGGCTTCCGGGTGCAGGACCTCGACCTCCCCGCGGGCATCGACACCTCGCGGTTCTCCACCAGGCGCAACGTGCTCGAGGCGGTCAACGCCCACTTCGCCGAGAAGGAAAAGGGCGACGGCCTGGCCGCCATGGACAGCTTCTACGACCGGGCCTACAGCCTGCTCAGCTCGGAGAAGGCCCGGCAGGCGTTCGACATCAACGCCGAGCCCGCACCGCTCCGCGACGAGTACGGCCGTAACCAGGCTGGCCAGCGGATGCTGATGGCTCGCCGGCTTGTTGAGGCAGGGGCCCGCTTCGTCGTCCTGCAATACGGCGGCTGGGACATGCACACCGGGATCGCCGCCGGGATGCGAGGCTCGATGCCCGCCTTCGACCAGGCCTACGCCGCCTTGATCAACGACCTCTCGCGTCGTGGCCTGCTCGAGCGCACGGTCGTCATGGTCTCCAGCGAGTTCGGCCGTACCCCCAAGATCAATAAAGACGCCGGCCGCGACCACTGGCCCAAGGTCTTCTCGGTCGTCATGGCCGGTGGTGGGTTCAAGCAGGGCTATATCCATGGCGCCTCCAATGCCACCGCGACCGAGCCCGAACGAGACCCGATCGGCCCCGAAGACCTGGCGACGACGGTCTACCACCAGCTCGGGATCGTCGCCGACAAGGAATTGATGGCTCCCGGCGGCCGGCCGATCGAGATCGTCGACGGCGGCAAGGTTCGCACCGAACTCCTGGCCTGA
- a CDS encoding mannosyltransferase family protein translates to MIEGDSGRTPGYDRDQGAFDAPEVGFWSQLAADVGTATLAFVCWRGVLFLFQMLGVSMTQLNPVAQMDPAYAWKAFPNHEALDSWVRWDAGWYQLIVTKGYAAKAGQSSVAFFPGFPLVTSALTKVIGNHWAAGLIVSNVSLLAALVYMLRIARPMLGDDGSRRMMAYMLAFPTSFFLSAYYSEGLFLLTTLASFHHYLSGRYARSAIWGALATLTRPTGMALLMAYGLGTIWNLARGQVKFTPRMLWLSFIPAGLLTFMAMLYVKVGDPLAFIHAHGAWGRSSSLPFVPLIRALLDGDWTFPRNLVNTITLMEAITGVIFLILPFFLLGKADISLPIYSWLLILIPLATANVKSLMRLECVAFPAFLVLARWGESRRVDRLIIFASALFLGFFTMQFANWYWVG, encoded by the coding sequence ATGATTGAAGGCGACTCAGGTCGAACACCGGGGTATGACCGCGACCAGGGCGCATTCGACGCCCCTGAAGTCGGTTTCTGGTCTCAGCTTGCGGCCGACGTGGGGACCGCGACGCTGGCGTTCGTCTGCTGGCGCGGGGTGCTCTTCCTGTTCCAGATGCTGGGCGTCTCGATGACCCAGCTTAATCCGGTCGCCCAGATGGACCCCGCCTACGCCTGGAAAGCCTTCCCCAATCATGAGGCGCTCGATAGCTGGGTGCGCTGGGATGCCGGCTGGTACCAGTTGATCGTCACCAAGGGCTATGCGGCGAAGGCGGGGCAGAGTTCCGTCGCCTTCTTCCCCGGGTTCCCGCTCGTGACCTCGGCCTTGACGAAGGTCATCGGCAACCACTGGGCGGCCGGCCTGATCGTGTCGAACGTTTCGCTGCTGGCGGCGCTCGTCTACATGCTGCGCATCGCTCGGCCAATGCTGGGCGACGACGGCTCGAGGCGGATGATGGCCTACATGCTGGCCTTCCCGACCTCGTTCTTCCTCTCGGCCTATTACTCCGAGGGCCTCTTCCTGCTGACGACGCTGGCCTCGTTCCACCACTACCTGTCGGGGCGTTACGCGAGGTCGGCCATCTGGGGCGCGCTCGCCACCCTGACGAGGCCCACGGGCATGGCCCTGCTGATGGCCTACGGCCTGGGGACGATCTGGAACCTGGCGCGAGGGCAGGTCAAGTTCACGCCCAGGATGCTCTGGCTGTCGTTCATCCCGGCGGGCCTGCTGACGTTCATGGCGATGCTCTATGTGAAGGTCGGCGATCCCTTGGCGTTCATTCATGCCCACGGGGCCTGGGGTCGCAGCTCGTCGCTGCCGTTCGTCCCCTTGATCCGCGCCTTGCTGGACGGAGACTGGACCTTCCCGCGCAACCTGGTCAACACGATCACGTTGATGGAGGCCATCACCGGGGTCATCTTCCTGATCCTCCCCTTCTTCCTGCTGGGGAAGGCCGACATCAGCCTGCCAATTTACTCGTGGCTCCTGATTCTGATCCCGCTGGCCACGGCCAACGTGAAGTCGCTGATGCGGCTCGAATGCGTCGCCTTCCCCGCGTTTCTGGTGCTGGCCCGGTGGGGAGAGAGTCGACGAGTCGATCGCCTGATCATCTTCGCCTCGGCCCTGTTCCTCGGGTTCTTCACGATGCAGTTCGCCAACTGGTACTGGGTCGGCTAG
- a CDS encoding glycosyltransferase family 1 protein: protein MRLTLVSETYAPQVNGVSRTLGELVRCLRAAGDVVQLIHPDYGRPPESPHDQLVATRPLPFYREVSLALPPFGAVHRAIDAFGPDLIHIATEATLGLSVLRHATRRRLPVVSSFHTNFDQYGAHYRVGWIGGLIWRYLRWFHNRTSETYVPSRSTIADLEARGFRRLVLWPRGVDAQLFRPDRPERDEIRRALGFAPDAPVIVHVGRLAPEKNVEFLGQALDLVARAMPLARILIVGDGPSRPALEATLADRARFVGYRTGDDLADHFASGDLFAMTSKTETFGNVVLEAMSCGLPVVGIAAGGVGETIKEGRTGLLIPPAAPPSALADRLTELLDDAVERRRMADAARQYALSQSWHAIMGDLRSSYLRVIAGQGQSSGALPVRIPHIDPEPPRSHGRPAPVGTSAIADSPPRDRP from the coding sequence ATGCGGCTGACCCTCGTCTCAGAAACCTACGCCCCGCAAGTCAACGGCGTCTCGCGCACCCTGGGCGAGCTCGTCCGCTGCCTGCGCGCCGCCGGCGACGTGGTCCAGCTCATCCATCCCGACTATGGCCGACCCCCCGAATCTCCCCACGATCAACTCGTCGCGACCCGGCCCTTGCCATTCTACCGAGAAGTCTCGCTGGCCCTCCCCCCCTTCGGTGCCGTCCATCGTGCCATCGACGCCTTCGGGCCAGACCTCATTCACATCGCCACCGAGGCCACCCTGGGCCTGAGCGTCCTTCGCCATGCCACACGCCGCCGGCTGCCTGTCGTCTCCAGCTTCCACACCAATTTCGACCAATATGGGGCGCATTATCGAGTCGGATGGATTGGCGGCCTGATCTGGCGCTATCTCCGGTGGTTCCATAATCGGACCTCGGAGACCTACGTCCCGTCCCGTTCGACCATCGCCGACCTCGAAGCCCGCGGATTCCGCCGCCTGGTGCTCTGGCCCCGTGGCGTCGACGCGCAACTTTTCCGCCCCGATCGACCGGAACGAGACGAGATTCGCCGGGCCCTGGGTTTCGCCCCAGACGCCCCCGTCATCGTCCACGTCGGCCGGCTCGCCCCGGAGAAGAACGTCGAATTCCTGGGCCAGGCCCTCGACCTCGTCGCGCGGGCCATGCCGCTCGCTCGAATCCTGATCGTCGGCGACGGCCCGAGCCGCCCCGCGCTGGAGGCCACGCTCGCCGATCGAGCCCGGTTTGTCGGCTACCGGACCGGCGACGACCTGGCCGATCACTTCGCGTCGGGCGACCTGTTCGCCATGACCAGCAAGACCGAGACCTTCGGCAACGTTGTCCTAGAAGCCATGTCCTGCGGCCTCCCCGTCGTTGGCATCGCGGCCGGTGGCGTGGGCGAAACCATCAAGGAGGGCCGGACTGGCCTGCTCATCCCGCCCGCCGCCCCTCCGTCTGCGCTGGCCGATCGCCTGACTGAACTGCTGGATGACGCCGTCGAACGACGAAGAATGGCCGATGCTGCGCGGCAATACGCCCTGAGCCAGAGCTGGCACGCCATCATGGGCGACCTTCGGTCGTCGTATCTCCGGGTCATCGCGGGGCAGGGGCAATCGTCGGGCGCTTTGCCCGTTCGAATTCCGCATATCGACCCTGAGCCACCCAGAAGCCACGGCCGTCCGGCGCCTGTGGGAACATCGGCGATCGCAGATAGCCCGCCTCGAGATAGGCCCTGA
- a CDS encoding ATP-binding protein yields MPHVPSERLAWELATESIVVKIRWFGIVMGYVLVQTRTGLYDPSAVRAFLALGAGYAALDTVFYRLGEVFLKRAPLFVSLMESLFIMLLCYHDTGLDSPFRWYYLLSLICCAIRYSPSMAWLTLGCHTLSILALYFSLSPDRGALVSSLPQTLAILAWVTWASASLAGVLRDTGTRLAQTNQALEVTRDELERRVLERSEALRASQARMIQHEKMAAFGLLSAGIAHEVGNPLAALSSLVQMLRRHQPDAYAAEKLDLAGRQLDRIQRTIRELITFARPASTVVARFALADAVDDALGIAKYYHRTKQPTIVNDLSRDIPLLRGVRDHVTQVILNLVINSIDATASKGGTIQLTERVGDGWIELSVADDGQGIAPADQIRLFQAYFTTKPRGTGLGLFVCRQIVSEMGGTLVFRSVQGEGSCFVLRLPTEIAPAPHPQSLTPAGIATGGGADE; encoded by the coding sequence ATGCCGCATGTGCCGAGCGAGCGACTCGCGTGGGAGCTGGCCACCGAGTCGATCGTGGTCAAGATCCGCTGGTTCGGGATCGTGATGGGATACGTTCTGGTGCAGACGCGGACCGGGTTATATGACCCGAGCGCCGTGAGGGCGTTCCTCGCGCTCGGGGCCGGGTATGCGGCGCTCGACACGGTGTTCTACCGGCTAGGCGAGGTCTTCCTCAAGCGCGCTCCGCTGTTCGTTTCGCTGATGGAGTCGCTCTTCATCATGCTGCTCTGCTACCACGATACAGGGCTCGACAGCCCCTTCCGCTGGTATTATCTGCTCTCCTTGATTTGCTGTGCCATCCGCTACTCGCCCTCGATGGCCTGGCTGACACTGGGGTGCCACACCCTGAGCATCCTGGCGCTTTATTTCTCATTGAGCCCGGACCGAGGGGCGCTGGTCTCGAGCCTTCCGCAGACGCTGGCGATCCTGGCCTGGGTGACCTGGGCGAGCGCCTCGCTTGCGGGCGTCTTGCGAGACACCGGGACTCGGCTGGCGCAGACGAATCAGGCCCTGGAGGTTACCCGGGATGAGCTTGAGCGTCGGGTCCTGGAGCGATCCGAGGCGCTCAGGGCGTCCCAGGCGAGGATGATCCAGCACGAGAAGATGGCCGCCTTCGGGCTCCTCTCCGCGGGCATCGCGCACGAGGTGGGTAATCCGCTGGCTGCACTCAGCTCCCTGGTCCAGATGCTCAGGCGGCACCAACCCGATGCCTATGCAGCGGAGAAGCTCGACCTGGCCGGCAGACAGCTCGACCGGATCCAGCGCACCATCCGCGAGCTGATCACCTTCGCACGGCCCGCCTCCACGGTCGTCGCCCGGTTCGCCCTGGCCGACGCGGTGGACGATGCACTGGGGATCGCAAAGTATTACCACAGGACCAAGCAGCCGACGATCGTCAACGACCTGAGTCGCGACATCCCCCTGCTTCGGGGGGTACGCGATCACGTCACCCAGGTGATCTTGAATCTGGTCATCAACTCGATCGACGCGACGGCGAGCAAGGGTGGGACGATCCAGCTGACCGAACGAGTAGGAGACGGCTGGATCGAGCTCAGTGTCGCCGACGACGGCCAGGGGATCGCCCCTGCGGACCAGATCCGCCTGTTCCAGGCCTATTTCACCACTAAGCCGCGAGGGACGGGCCTGGGCCTGTTCGTCTGCCGTCAGATTGTCAGCGAGATGGGCGGGACGCTCGTCTTCAGAAGCGTTCAGGGAGAGGGATCGTGCTTCGTCTTGAGACTACCGACCGAGATCGCCCCGGCGCCGCATCCTCAGAGCCTGACGCCCGCGGGCATCGCGACGGGCGGAGGGGCCGACGAATGA
- a CDS encoding sigma-54 dependent transcriptional regulator translates to MSRTNPRESGPEQGPGQSLKGRILVIDDEEVLAAMLLEFLQGEGFEVCAAGDGRTALVLAESFEPDIVLCDVQLPGIDGLTLLDRMLAIRPDTLVLMITAYATVENAVAAFHRGAQDYLMKPVIFEELLAKVDRLMDLRLLMRENQALRRQLNAPYRDETLIGDSPPMKAVKNLIAKIGPTRSNVLITGESGTGKELVAHALHAQGADPDSPFLAINCAAIPHDLLENQLFGHVRGAFTGADRDQAGLFAAAGRGTVFLDEIGELPLLTQAKLLRAIENKEVLPVGAIRAQSIAARIVAATNKDLDAEVAAGQFRADLYYRLNVVSIALPPLRDRREDIPALVAALLSKHSIRLGRRANGVDNAAMRCLMAAPWKGNVRELDNVLERAVILGDGPVLGTEDLPPGLGDDGSRGGDSDPLDSEDLRASMRAYEREHIRRVLGRHPDDKREAARRLGLGLSSLYRKLEELGLRET, encoded by the coding sequence ATGAGCCGCACAAATCCGCGAGAGTCCGGCCCGGAGCAGGGTCCGGGGCAATCGTTGAAGGGACGTATCCTCGTCATCGACGACGAGGAGGTGCTGGCGGCGATGCTCCTGGAATTCCTCCAGGGCGAGGGATTCGAGGTCTGCGCAGCGGGCGATGGCCGGACCGCCCTGGTCCTGGCCGAGTCCTTCGAGCCCGACATCGTCCTGTGCGACGTGCAACTCCCAGGGATCGACGGCCTGACCCTGCTCGACCGGATGCTTGCCATCCGGCCCGACACGCTCGTGCTGATGATCACCGCCTATGCCACCGTCGAGAACGCCGTGGCCGCGTTCCACCGCGGGGCACAAGATTACCTGATGAAGCCAGTGATCTTCGAAGAATTGCTGGCGAAGGTCGACCGCCTGATGGACCTGCGTCTCTTGATGCGTGAGAACCAGGCGCTCAGGCGCCAGCTCAACGCCCCCTACCGGGACGAGACGCTCATCGGCGACAGCCCCCCCATGAAGGCGGTCAAGAACCTGATCGCCAAGATCGGGCCGACGCGGAGCAACGTCCTCATCACGGGCGAGAGCGGGACCGGCAAGGAGCTGGTCGCCCATGCCCTGCACGCGCAGGGGGCCGACCCCGATAGCCCGTTCCTGGCCATTAACTGCGCCGCGATCCCGCATGATTTGCTGGAAAACCAGCTCTTCGGCCACGTCCGTGGCGCTTTCACCGGCGCCGACCGCGATCAGGCGGGGCTGTTCGCCGCGGCCGGCCGGGGGACCGTGTTCCTCGATGAGATCGGCGAATTGCCGCTGCTGACTCAGGCCAAGCTGCTGCGGGCGATCGAGAACAAGGAGGTGCTCCCCGTCGGGGCGATCCGGGCCCAGTCGATCGCCGCCCGGATCGTGGCCGCGACCAACAAGGACCTGGATGCCGAGGTGGCCGCCGGTCAGTTTCGCGCCGATCTGTACTATCGCCTCAACGTGGTCTCGATCGCCCTGCCCCCCCTTCGCGACCGCCGCGAAGACATCCCCGCGCTGGTCGCAGCCCTCCTCTCCAAACATTCGATCCGACTTGGTCGGCGGGCCAATGGGGTGGACAACGCGGCGATGAGGTGCCTGATGGCCGCCCCCTGGAAGGGGAATGTGCGCGAGCTGGACAACGTCCTCGAACGCGCCGTGATCCTGGGCGACGGCCCCGTGTTGGGGACCGAGGACTTGCCGCCCGGGCTCGGCGACGACGGATCGAGGGGCGGCGATTCGGACCCTCTCGACAGCGAAGACCTCCGCGCCTCGATGCGGGCGTATGAACGCGAGCACATCCGCAGGGTCCTGGGCAGGCACCCGGATGACAAGCGTGAGGCCGCGCGGCGGCTGGGCCTCGGCCTCTCGTCGCTTTACCGGAAGCTGGAAGAGCTTGGCCTTCGCGAGACCTGA
- a CDS encoding dienelactone hydrolase family protein translates to MRPAIDMPGRDEPDEGLEPSWFVEAQRKPARLPASADRPAPLLFDQEHKPIGTSADWRRHRSALRGRWLEFLGEIPRPQAPPRPRVLQREELDGGVIRQRVVYEAEPGFPVEAYILEPASEATRKRPGVVVLHSTTPETIRQPAGLAGEAEKHIGLHLARRGYVAICPRCFLWEYGDRKDLRTAVDWLNRRHPGVTGMAKMLFDAGRALDVLAAWPGVDPSKMGAIGHSLGAKEALYLAAFDERVRAAVFSEGGIGLSYSNWEAPWYLGEAIRRPGFSLDHAQVMALVAPRSFLIVGGDSADGDACWPYVETTKPVWALEGAPTAVGLVNHRMGHAFPSLAQSRSYQWLDWWLAH, encoded by the coding sequence GCCATCGACATGCCAGGGCGTGACGAGCCGGACGAAGGCCTGGAACCCTCCTGGTTCGTCGAGGCTCAGCGGAAACCGGCGCGATTGCCCGCGTCCGCCGACAGGCCTGCTCCGCTCCTCTTCGACCAGGAGCACAAGCCGATCGGCACGAGTGCCGACTGGCGGCGTCACCGATCCGCCCTGCGTGGCCGCTGGCTCGAATTCCTGGGAGAGATCCCCAGGCCCCAAGCCCCTCCCAGGCCGCGCGTACTCCAGCGAGAGGAGTTGGACGGCGGCGTCATCCGTCAGAGGGTCGTCTACGAAGCCGAGCCGGGATTCCCGGTGGAGGCGTATATCCTCGAGCCGGCGAGCGAAGCGACCCGGAAACGACCGGGAGTCGTGGTGCTGCACTCGACGACTCCCGAAACAATCCGCCAGCCTGCGGGGCTCGCCGGCGAGGCCGAGAAGCACATCGGCCTCCACCTGGCGAGGCGCGGCTATGTCGCCATCTGCCCCCGATGTTTCCTCTGGGAGTACGGCGATCGCAAGGATCTGCGCACGGCGGTCGATTGGCTCAATCGCCGGCACCCCGGCGTCACCGGCATGGCCAAGATGCTCTTCGACGCGGGAAGGGCCCTGGACGTGCTGGCGGCCTGGCCCGGGGTCGACCCTTCGAAAATGGGCGCGATCGGCCACTCGCTGGGAGCGAAGGAGGCGTTGTATCTCGCCGCGTTCGACGAGCGGGTGCGTGCGGCCGTCTTCAGCGAGGGGGGAATCGGCCTCTCGTATTCGAACTGGGAAGCCCCCTGGTATCTGGGTGAGGCGATCCGTCGCCCCGGGTTTTCGCTCGACCACGCACAGGTGATGGCACTTGTGGCGCCCCGCTCCTTCCTCATCGTTGGGGGCGACTCGGCCGACGGCGATGCCTGTTGGCCTTACGTCGAGACCACCAAGCCAGTCTGGGCGTTGGAAGGGGCCCCGACTGCGGTCGGCCTGGTCAACCACCGGATGGGGCACGCCTTCCCGTCACTTGCACAGTCTCGCTCGTATCAATGGCTGGATTGGTGGCTGGCTCACTGA